The Pseudoalteromonas tunicata genome segment AAGAGGCTAATAACTGGTTTGTCGGTATTTTTGGTATTAAAAATCCAATAAAGCGACCATAGCAAAGTACTGAGTAGCGCTAATCCGACACCTAAAGGGCTTTCAAAGTTGAGCTCGGTAATTTGACCTTTTGTACTAATAATTAATACGCCAAAATAAGCTAGGCCTAATGATATGAGATCGGCTTTACGTAGTTTTTGACCGAGTAATGGCACCGCTAATAAACTTAAGCTAATTGCCCAAGTATAATTTAAAGCTTGTGCTTGTTGCGCGGGGAGCAATTCGTAGGCTTTAAACAAGATTAAATAATAAAGAAAAGGGTTAATGCTACCTAGCTTCAGATAGCGCCAAGGATGGGCCTTAAAGCACGGTACTACGTTTGAAAAATCTTTTGTGTAAGCCAAAGATCCCGCTAAAAAAAGCCAGCTAATAAGCGACGAAAAAAACAGTAGTTGCAAAGATGTAAGTTGTTCAAGTGCCAACTTAAATGCTGTTGCGACTGTTGACCATAATAAAACGGCAGCAAGACCAAAAAACAGAGCGTGGCGTTGATTTTTAACCATAATGGGGCGATTAAATTCTGTACGTATAAAAAGGCCGCTAAAAATACCATATTTAATATTTAAAGATAGTAAAACAATATACAATTTTATAAATGTTATTAGTTTCAATAAGATATTTTTTGTTAGGTACAAGCTGGCGGGTATCTTTTAAGATTTGATTTATTAGTTACCTCATCTAGCGTTCCAGTTTTAAATCGATTAGACTCCATTTATGAAAATTATTCATCTCCTTCTTTGTGTTGTTTTTTTGTTGAATATCGGTTTTACATCCGCTGTAAATGCGGAGCAACAAGGCTGCGCAATGCATCACCAGCACATGAATGATATAGATAGCGACTTAGCACCTTCAGACTCTGAACAATCCCATTCATGCTGTGATGATACCAATGTGGCTATGCAAAGTTGTCCTGATGATTGTGGGCATTGCCAGTCTCATTGCTCTGGAATGGCGATGCTGCAAGCGATTATTTCTCCAAATTTAGATCTAAACAATCAGGAGGCTAGTAGCCACTATCGCATTATTTATTATGTAGAACCTACCGAAGGCTGGTTAATACCTCCTATTGCCTAACTCATAAATTAAAAGAAGCCTACTGTTAGCGGTAGATACATTTATTTTATTGAGTAACTTTTTATGAAAAACCCTTTTTGTCTTTTGTGGCTATTAAGCCTTATTTTTATTTTTCCAATTCAAGCAGCTACGCCTAAAGTGACTTCAGAAAAAGAACTGATCACTGATTTACTTTCGCAAAATAATCAGCAACGTTACGTTTGTCCTATGCATAGTCATATTGTTAAAGACCATCCTGGTAAATGCCCTATTTGTGGTATGGATTTAGTATTAGTTGAGCCTGCGGAACATCAGGTTGACGCCAATAATGGCGTGATTGTATCCGGCAATATGCAGCAAAGCATGGCATTAACCACGGCCAGAGTTGTAAAAAGTACCTTGTGGCGTTATATCGAAACCTTTGGTTCAATTAATTATGATCAAAATGGTATTTATCACGTACATCCGCGGGCTGCTGGTTGGGTTGAGAATCTACAAGTAAAAACCTTGGGAGAAGAAATTAAAAAGGGTCAGTTACTTTATGAGATTTATTCGCCAGATTTGGTGGTGGCGCAAGATGATTATTTATCGATGTTCAGAGATAACCAAAAAGCGCCCAACTACCTTAAATTACGTGGTCGCACTCGGTTAAAGCTATTGGGTATGACAGATGCACTTATTGAAGAGCTTGAAGCACGGAAACAGTCGTTTTTTCAAGTTCCTTATTATGCTCCTTTTGATTCTGTAGTTACCGAGCTTGTTATTGGTGAGGGCATGTATGTGAATCCTGAAAACCGTTTAATGACGTTATCTGATTTAAGCCGAGTTTGGGTGCTTGCTGATGTTTTTGAGCATCAAATGGATTGGGTAAAAACAGGTAAGTGGGCTGAATTTGATTTACCTGCGCTCGGAGTTTATGCCGCAGAAGGGCAAATTGAGTACATTTATCCTGCGCTAGATCCTAAAACAAGAACGCTCAAGGTGCGCTTGGCATTAGATAATAAAGACCACCGATTTAAACCAGCCATGATAGCGAACGTTCGCATTTATGGTGGCCCTAAGGAAGGTGCGCTTAATATTCCTGTCGAAGCATTAATTCGAACTGAAAAGCAAAATCGCGTAATTATTAAAACCTCAGACAATGCCTTTGCGGCAAAAGAGGTGTCGATTGGCATGATCACACAAGGGCGTGCCGAGGTGATTTCTGGTTTATCCGAAGGCGATATAGTTGTCACGTCTGGTCAGTTCTTGGTTGATTCTGAAGCCAATATTCGTTCAGCTATTTTGAAAATGGGCGCGGCCACATCGCCTATGCCATCGACGCATCAGCATTAATAGGGATTATAAAATGTTAAAAGCAATTATAAGCCTGAGCTTAAAACACAAAATGATGGTGATATTAATCGCATTACTTTGTGTGGTTTTGGGTATTAAAGCGGTTAAGGAAACGCCGCTCGATGCAATTCCTGATTTATCGGATATTCAAGTCATCGTTAAAACCAGTTATCCCGGACAGGCCGCTGAACTCATTGAGCAGCAGGTGACTTTCCCATTGGCAACCAGCTTAATGGCAGTGCCAAAAGCGAAGACGGTGAGAGGTTTTTCTTTTTTTGGCGATTCGTATGTTTATATTATTTTTGAAGACAATACTGATTTGTATTGGGCGCGTTCTCGCGTTTTAGAGTATTTGAGTCAGGTTGCAGCACAATTACCGCCAGAAGCTAAGCCAGTACTTGGCCCTGATGCTTCTGGGGTTGGTTGGATATATCAATATGCGTTATCTGATCCGAGCGGTCAGCATAATTTGGCGCAATTAAAATCCTTACAAGATTGGTTTTTAAAATTTGAATTGCAATCGGTTGCAGGCGTGAGTGAAGTCGCAACAGTGGGGGGCGTGGAGCAAACCTATCAAGTTGTTTTAGAGCCACTTCGCTTAATGCAATATGGCTTGACCTTACAGCAAGTAAAACAAGCGATTGAGCAAGCAAACCAAGAAGTTGGTGGTTCAGTGCTCGAAATGGCAGAGGCGGAATATATGGTACGCAGTCAAGGTTATTTAAAAAGCTTGACTGATTTCAAAACGATCCCTTTGGGTATTACCAGTGAGCAAGGTACACCACTTTTATTGGAGCACGTTGCAACAATTCGCCTTGGCCCACAAATGCGTCGTGGTATTGCTGAACTAAATGGTGAAGGCGAAGTAGTCGGTGGTATTGTTGTGATGCGTCATGGTGAAAATGCCTTAACGACTATTGCGGGTGTAAAAGCAAAGTTAAATAGCCTTAAAGCCAGCCTGCCTGATGGTGTTGTCATTACCGAAGTATACGACCGCAGCCTTTTGATTGAGCGCTCAGTTACAACGCTACAAACTAAACTCATTGAAGAAATGCTGGTTGTGGTATTGGTTTGTTTTATCTTTTTGCTCCATGTGCGCTCAACTTTGGTTGCTGTGATTTGCTTACCTCTTGCTGTTTTGATGGGATTTATTGCCATGAAAGCCATGGGGATTAATGCCAACATTATGAGTTTAGGTGGTATCGCTATTGCGATAGGTGCGCTTGTAGATGCCGCTATAGTCATGGTTGAAAATTTACACAAGCATTTAGATGAGTTTCAGCAACAACATGGTCGAAGCGCTAAAGGGGCTGAGCATTGGCAGTTGGTTCAAACTGCCTCCATTGAAGTCGGACCGGCTTTGTTTTTATCTTTACTCTTAATTACGTTAAGTTTTATTCCTGTGTTTGCGCTTGAAGCACAAGAAGGAAAGCTTTTTGCGCCACTTGCTTATACAAAAACATTTGTTATGGCGGCAGCAGCATTATTATCAATTACTTTAGTGCCGGTATTAATGGGATTTTTAGTGAAAGGGAAAATTCCAACCGAATCAGCAAATCCGATAAATCGCGGATTAATTACTATTTATAAACCAATATTACGTGTCTGTTTAAAAGCACCTTGGACTGTTGTTGTGATTGCACTATTGATTGGTGCCTCAAGTTATTATCCACTCAGTAAAATGGGCGCTGAATTTATGCCCGAACTTGATGAGGGGGACTTACTTTATATGCCAACAACATTACCGGGAGTCTCGATTGCACAAGCTGGCGCAATTTTGCAGCAAACCGATAGGTTAATTAAAACTCAGCCCGAGGTGGCCTCGGTATTTGGTAAAGTTGGCCGTGCAGAAACAGCAACGGATCCTGCACCGCTGACTATGCTTGAAACCACAATTGCATTAAAGCCGAAATCAGAATGGCGCGAAGGCATCACTCTTGATGACATTATTGCCGAGCTTGATAGCAAAATTAAGTTTCCCGGATTAACCAATGCTTGGGTGCAGCCGATTAAAACGCGCATTGATATGCTGTCAACCGGCGTTAAAACCCCTGTAGGTATTAAAATATCGGGGGCTGATTTGGCGGTCATTGAGCAAATCGGTCAGCAAATTGAAGCGATTTTGGCGCCTCTTTCTGCTACCAGTTCGGTTTATTCTGAGCGGGCACAATCGGGTCGGTATATTGATATTGTGCCAAGGCGTGCTGATGCAGCTAAATATGGGCTGAGCATCAATGATATTCAGGTAATAATAAAATTTGCTTTAGGCGGCGCTAATATTGGTGAATCAATTCAGGGTACGGAGCGCTACCCAATTAACTTGCGTTACCCTCGTCGTTATCGCGATCAAATAGAAAGTTTAGCGACTTTACCATTTGTGACACCGAGTGGTGCATGGGTAACACTTGAACAAGTTGCAGATATCGTGATTAAAGATGGTCCGGCTTTAATTAAAAGTGAAAATGGCCGCACCATTGCTTGGACATTTATTGATATTAAATCTGATGTCAGCTTAGGTGATTACATAAGCACCGCTCAAACGGCGCTTGATAAACAGTTGGTATTGCCAGCTAAATACACCATAAGTTTTGCCGGTCAATATGAATATATGCAACGAGTTGAAGCGAAGTTATTGTATGTTATTCCAATTACACTATTAATCATTTTTGTGATTTTGCATTTAGCTTTTGGCTCTGTTACTCAAGCATTGCTGGTGATGCTCACATTACCTGTCGCACTTGCTGGCTCAGTTTGGTTTGTATATTGGCTTGATTATCAATTGTCGGTTGCTTTAGCTGTGGGCATGATTGCGCTGGCGGGCGTTGCAGCGGAGTTTGGTGTCGTGATGCTGATTTACCTTAATCAAGCATGGCAAAAAAACGCAGGACAATTGGTATTGGCCATTGAGCAAGGGGCGGTACAACGCGTACGCCCTAAAGCAATGACGGTATTAACTATTATTGCTGGTTTGCTGCCCATTATGCTGGGTGCAGGCACTGGTAATGAGGTGATGCAAAAAATAGCTGCACCTATGCTAGGTGGGATGATATTGAGTCCATTAGTATCAATGTTATTGATCCCCATAGGGTTTTACTTATTAAAGCGCCGCCAGAGGCTCTAAAAAAATCAAGCGAAGATTAGCCCTTACCCATTGAGGGCTTTTTTATTTTGATTGACTCAGCGCTTGCGAATTTTCCTGGTTTGGAATATTGTATGCAATATTGAATGGTATTGCTTTGTTTAATATCACGAGCATGACTCGATAGGTTTGGTTGATATGAATAGTATTTTTAGTACGCGCCAGCATGCACTTGTGTGCTCTTTAGCAGTAAATAAATTAGATGGTTTACTGATTTTAGGCCATGAAAATATTCAGTATATAACCGGTTTTACTGGCAATGCTGCGTACGCGATTATGACCGAAAAGCATCAGTTTCTGATTACAGATTACCGCTATTTCGAGCGCGCCCAGTCTGAGTGTCAGGGCTTTGAAGTTATTTGCCGCGACCGTGATAACGAAAGCTTGGGCGCTTGTATCAAACGTCATCTGCTTAATATTGAGCATTTAGGTTTTGATGCCGCGTTTATTAACGTCCAGGCATGGCAAGATATCGTTCAATCTTTAACGGGTATTACGCTGAGTCCGATAGTTGGGCTGATCGAACAACAACGAATGATTAAAGATGAGTGGGAAATAAAACAAATTGCCCTTGCCGCAGCGATTGCCGATCAAGCATTAAATGAAACCATGCCTTATTTTACGGCCGGAGCAACCGAGCGTGATGTCGCACTTGAACTTGAATATCGCATGCAAAAGCTTGGCTCACAAGGTATGGCATTTCATACCATCATGTTATTTTCTGCGCGTACTTCATTACCTCATGGGGTGCCGGGTGATCAAAAATTACAAGCGGGTGACTTTATTACTCTTGATTTTGGAGCGGTAGTAAATGGCTATCGTTCTGATATGACGCGCAGTTATATTTTAGGCGCGGCCAGTGCTGAGCAAAAAGCGATTTATGATACGGTTGCTGCAGCGCAACACGCTGCCATTGCCACATTAAAACCTGGTGTAACTAGTGCACAGGTCTATTTTGCTTCTAAAGCGGTGCTTGATGCATCACCTTATGCCAAATGGCAGGGCGAAGGGTTAGGTCATGGAGTGGGCTTATTTTTACACGAGCAGCCATTTTTAAACGCCAAAACAGAGTATCAATTACAACGGGGCAATGTTGTTACCATTGAACCGGGAATTTATATTCCAGGCTTTGGCGGTGTGCGTTTAGAGGATGATTTTTTAATTACAGATACGGGCTGCCAAGTATTAACTCATGCCCCAAAACCTTTTGAAATTTAAGAGAGTGATATGCTAGTAATTGATAAAACACAAGTTGAGCAGGCTTTTGATTTTCCAAGTTTAATTGATGCGCTCGACCGAGGGTTTGCCGGTCATTTTTCGATGCCTAAGCGTCAAGTATTTGAGCTGCTCCCTGGTGATGCAGCCCATAATGCCTTTGCAGTTTTGCCAGCTTGGAATGATGACGTAATCGGGGTGAAGTCATTTACTTATTTTCCACAAAATGCAGCGCAAGGCTATGAATCGCTCTATTCAAAGATTATGTTATTTGACCGCAAACATGGTGTGCCACTAGCACTGGTTGATGGTACATCGGTTACTTATTGGCGCACAGCTGCGGTATCGGCTTTGGCGTCGCGTTATTTATCGCGAGAAAATAGTAAAAGCTTACTGTTTTTTGGTTCAGGTAACTTAGCAAGCTTTATGATCAAGGCGCATTTAAGTGTTCGGGCGCTAACAAAAGTAGTTATAGCGGCACGAAATCACGAAAAAGCGCAGGTGTTAATAGAACAACTACAGCCACAATATCCAGAAGTTGAATTCACTTTATGCCAACAATTGCAATCGGCTGTTGCTGCCGCCGATATTATTAGTTGCGCCACTGGCTCAAAAACGCCTTTATTTGACGGTGCTTGGCTAAAAGCTGGGGTGCATATTGATTTAATTGGCAATCACCACAGTGAATATCGAGAATGCGATACCGCAACAGTGCTTAAGTCGAGTGTTTATCTCGATAGTATCGCCAATGTGATGAATGAAGCGGGTGAATTGTTAATTCCAATTGCAGCAGGCGTCATAACGGAGGCACATATTAAAGCTGAACTTGCTTCATTATGCGCAAATAAAGAATATGCGCGCCAAAGTGATAGCGAAATAACGTTATTTAAATCAGTCGGTACCGCTTTGAGCGATTTAGTGGCAGCCCATTCGGTATATAAAAAAGTGATTAATCAACTATAGACATCGGTTTTTAGTGAGTTTGGCGCTGTTTTTTGCTTGAGATGTGCGCAAATTCAATTCGAACAAGCCTATGTTTTAAAGCACTTCATTTAATCCTAAAAACAATAATAAAAGGATGAAAATATGAAATTAGAGTTAACCCTGCTTGGTGTTGTGATTTTATTTTTAGGGGTGGAACCCTTTATTCGCCAAGCGTTGCAAAGTATGAAAAAGCGCACATGGCGAGTATGTAAAGTTGAGGCGGTTACGTTAGTCTCAAGTAATAAAGCAATGCCTTTTGCTCAGACAGTCAATCAGCAAATGCTGGTTGAATACTCGTTTGAGCAACAGCGTTTAAGTGTGATGATGAATTATAATAAACACTTTTATAACAATTATCTTGAACAAATTGAGAGTCATCTTTTGGTCGATCCAAATGCACCTAACCGGGCCCAAATGCACACCTTAAGGAATCCTTTTATAGGCGTTATTTTTATGGTGATTGGGATTTTTGTGGTGTTTTATGCTCAGCTGATTGTGGCTTAACAGTACAATAGGTGCTGAATTATTAAATCTAAATAATTCTTAATTAAATATTATTCATCAAAATAGCCTTAAGTGAATAGTACTATTCACCAAATTTATAGTGAATATAAATAGGCGCTTATCTCAGTTAATTTTCATCTAACTTGAAAAACCTTATACTTAGCATGTTTTTAACACTCATTTCTCAATAATTATGCCCGACTCATGCTAGAGTAATAGGGGATATTATTACGTCACCAAGAGGACAATACTGTGCTTCAAGAATATCGTTTACACGTTGAAGAACGTGCCGCGCTAGGTATCGTACCTAAGCCATTAGATGCGCAACAAACTGCAGACCTTATTGAATTAATTAAAACTCCACCTGCAGGCGAAGAAGAATTCGTTTTAGATTTATTAGTTAATCGTGTACCACCAGGTGTGGATGATGCGGCTTATATCAAAGCTGGCTTTTTAGCGGCTGTAGCTAAAGGTGAAGCAAGCTCTCCATTAGTGAGCAAAGAGTACGCAGCAGAGTTGTTAGGTACAATGTTAGGTGGCTATAACATCGCCCCTATGATTGAATTACTAGATGACGAAGCGCTTGCTCCAATTGTTGCTAAAGGTTTATCACATACATTATTAATGTTTGATGCTTTTTACGATGTAGAAGAAAAAGCAAAAGCAGGTAATGCGCATGCTAAGCAAGTTGTTGAGTCTTGGGCAAATGCAGAATGGTTTACTGGTAAGCCTGCTGTTGCTGAAAAAATTTCAGTTACAGTATTTAAGGTAACTGGCGAAACTAATACTGATGATTTATCACCTGCACCAGATGCATGGTCGCGCCCAGATATTCCACTTCATGCTTTAGCGATGCTAAAAAATGAGCGTGATGGTATCAACCCTGATAAAGCAGGCGAAGTTGGTCCTATCAAGCAACTTGAAGAGTTAAATACCAAAGGTTTACCACTTGCATACGTTGGTGATGTAGTAGGTACTGGTTCTTCACGTAAATCTGCAACTAACTCTGTGCTTTGGTTTATGGGTGATGACATTCCATTTGTACCAAACAAGCGCGTTGGTGGTGTCTGTTTAGGTAACAAAATTGCGCCAATCTTCTTCAATACAATGGAAGATTCAGGTGCGTTACCTATTGAGCTAAATGTTGATGAATTCAACATGGGTGATCAAATTGATATTTATCCATACGAAGGTGTGGTTAAACGTCATGGTACTGATGATGTTATTTCAACATTTGAATTTAAATCAGAAGTGATCCTTGATGAAGTACGCGCTGGTGGCCGTATTCCATTAATCATCGGTCGTGGTTTAACAGACAAAGCACGTAAATCATTAGGTTTGTCTGCTGCAGATACGTTCCGTTTACCAGCAGTCACTGAAGTCTCAACTAAAGGCTTCACGCTTGCGCAAAAAATGGTTGGTAAAGCGTGTGATGTAGTTGGTATTCGCCCAGGTCAATACTGTGAACCAAAAATGACAACCGTAGGCTCGCAAGATACTACAGGTCCTATGACCCGTGATGAGTTAAAAGATTTAGCTTGTTTAGGTTTCTCTGCAGATTTAACTATGCAGTCTTTCTGTCATACATCGGCATATCCAAAACCAATTGATGTAAACACTCACCATACACTTCCTGATTTCATTATGAATCGTGGTGGTGTATCACTTCGTCCAGGTGATGGTGTAATCCACTCGTGGTTAAACCGTATGTTATTACCAGATACAGTGGGTACTGGTGGTGATTCACATACTCGTTTCCCATTAGGTATTTCGTTCCCGGCAGGTTCGGGTGCGGTTGCATTTGCTGCTGCAACAGGTGTAATGCCTCTTGATATGCCAGAATCTATTTTGGTTCGTTTTAAAGGTGAGATGCAACCAGGTATCACGCTTCGTGATTTAGTGCATGCAATCCCTTATTTTGCGATTAAAAATGGTTTATTAACTGTTGAGAAAAAAGGCAAAATCAACGAGTTCTCAGGTCGTATCTTAGAAATTGAAGGTGTTGAACATTTAACCGTTGAGCAAGCGTTTGAATTATCAGATGCATCTGCAGAGCGTTCAGCAGCAGGTTGTACAGTTAAACTATCTAAAGAGTCAATTGCTGAGTACTTAAACTCAAATATCGTGATGCTTAAGTGGATGATTTCTGAAGGTTACGGTGATGTACGTACTATCGAGCGTCGTATTAATGCAATGCAAGATTGGTTAGCTAATCCAGAGTTAATGGAGGCTGATGCAGATGCAGAATACGCACACGTTATCGATATCGATTTAGCCGATATTAAAGAACCAATTCTTTGTGCGCCAAACGATCCAGACGATGCGCGTTTATTATCTGATGTGCAAGGTGCAAGTATTGATGAAGTATTCATCGGTTCATGTATGACAAATATCGGTCACTTCCGTGCCGCAGGTAAATTACTGGATAATTTCAAAGGCCAATTACCAACACGTTTATGGGTTGCACCGCCAACTAAAATGGATAAAGACCAATTAACGGACGAAGGCTACTACGGTATTTTCGGTCGTGTTGGTGCGCGTATTGAAACGCCAGGATGTTCATTGTGTATGGGTAACCAAGCGCGCGTTGCTGATAAAGCAACGGTTGTGTCGACCTCAA includes the following:
- a CDS encoding DMT family transporter; its protein translation is MVKNQRHALFFGLAAVLLWSTVATAFKLALEQLTSLQLLFFSSLISWLFLAGSLAYTKDFSNVVPCFKAHPWRYLKLGSINPFLYYLILFKAYELLPAQQAQALNYTWAISLSLLAVPLLGQKLRKADLISLGLAYFGVLIISTKGQITELNFESPLGVGLALLSTLLWSLYWIFNTKNTDKPVISLFICFSIALPLIALVMTWQGAWLIPSIKASLAAIYVGLFEMGITFVLWLFAMKKAENTSKISNLIFISPFISLVFIYTLLGEEIHPTTPIGLGFIIAGLFIQKFGSKKAPQ
- a CDS encoding ornithine cyclodeaminase family protein; this encodes MLVIDKTQVEQAFDFPSLIDALDRGFAGHFSMPKRQVFELLPGDAAHNAFAVLPAWNDDVIGVKSFTYFPQNAAQGYESLYSKIMLFDRKHGVPLALVDGTSVTYWRTAAVSALASRYLSRENSKSLLFFGSGNLASFMIKAHLSVRALTKVVIAARNHEKAQVLIEQLQPQYPEVEFTLCQQLQSAVAAADIISCATGSKTPLFDGAWLKAGVHIDLIGNHHSEYRECDTATVLKSSVYLDSIANVMNEAGELLIPIAAGVITEAHIKAELASLCANKEYARQSDSEITLFKSVGTALSDLVAAHSVYKKVINQL
- a CDS encoding M24 family metallopeptidase, coding for MNSIFSTRQHALVCSLAVNKLDGLLILGHENIQYITGFTGNAAYAIMTEKHQFLITDYRYFERAQSECQGFEVICRDRDNESLGACIKRHLLNIEHLGFDAAFINVQAWQDIVQSLTGITLSPIVGLIEQQRMIKDEWEIKQIALAAAIADQALNETMPYFTAGATERDVALELEYRMQKLGSQGMAFHTIMLFSARTSLPHGVPGDQKLQAGDFITLDFGAVVNGYRSDMTRSYILGAASAEQKAIYDTVAAAQHAAIATLKPGVTSAQVYFASKAVLDASPYAKWQGEGLGHGVGLFLHEQPFLNAKTEYQLQRGNVVTIEPGIYIPGFGGVRLEDDFLITDTGCQVLTHAPKPFEI
- the acnB gene encoding bifunctional aconitate hydratase 2/2-methylisocitrate dehydratase encodes the protein MLQEYRLHVEERAALGIVPKPLDAQQTADLIELIKTPPAGEEEFVLDLLVNRVPPGVDDAAYIKAGFLAAVAKGEASSPLVSKEYAAELLGTMLGGYNIAPMIELLDDEALAPIVAKGLSHTLLMFDAFYDVEEKAKAGNAHAKQVVESWANAEWFTGKPAVAEKISVTVFKVTGETNTDDLSPAPDAWSRPDIPLHALAMLKNERDGINPDKAGEVGPIKQLEELNTKGLPLAYVGDVVGTGSSRKSATNSVLWFMGDDIPFVPNKRVGGVCLGNKIAPIFFNTMEDSGALPIELNVDEFNMGDQIDIYPYEGVVKRHGTDDVISTFEFKSEVILDEVRAGGRIPLIIGRGLTDKARKSLGLSAADTFRLPAVTEVSTKGFTLAQKMVGKACDVVGIRPGQYCEPKMTTVGSQDTTGPMTRDELKDLACLGFSADLTMQSFCHTSAYPKPIDVNTHHTLPDFIMNRGGVSLRPGDGVIHSWLNRMLLPDTVGTGGDSHTRFPLGISFPAGSGAVAFAAATGVMPLDMPESILVRFKGEMQPGITLRDLVHAIPYFAIKNGLLTVEKKGKINEFSGRILEIEGVEHLTVEQAFELSDASAERSAAGCTVKLSKESIAEYLNSNIVMLKWMISEGYGDVRTIERRINAMQDWLANPELMEADADAEYAHVIDIDLADIKEPILCAPNDPDDARLLSDVQGASIDEVFIGSCMTNIGHFRAAGKLLDNFKGQLPTRLWVAPPTKMDKDQLTDEGYYGIFGRVGARIETPGCSLCMGNQARVADKATVVSTSTRNFPNRLGTGADVFLASAELAAVAAIIGKLPTPAEYQEYAAKINATAADTYRYLNFHRMPEYTKKADKVIVQQAV
- a CDS encoding efflux RND transporter periplasmic adaptor subunit, with the translated sequence MKNPFCLLWLLSLIFIFPIQAATPKVTSEKELITDLLSQNNQQRYVCPMHSHIVKDHPGKCPICGMDLVLVEPAEHQVDANNGVIVSGNMQQSMALTTARVVKSTLWRYIETFGSINYDQNGIYHVHPRAAGWVENLQVKTLGEEIKKGQLLYEIYSPDLVVAQDDYLSMFRDNQKAPNYLKLRGRTRLKLLGMTDALIEELEARKQSFFQVPYYAPFDSVVTELVIGEGMYVNPENRLMTLSDLSRVWVLADVFEHQMDWVKTGKWAEFDLPALGVYAAEGQIEYIYPALDPKTRTLKVRLALDNKDHRFKPAMIANVRIYGGPKEGALNIPVEALIRTEKQNRVIIKTSDNAFAAKEVSIGMITQGRAEVISGLSEGDIVVTSGQFLVDSEANIRSAILKMGAATSPMPSTHQH
- a CDS encoding efflux RND transporter permease subunit, with amino-acid sequence MLKAIISLSLKHKMMVILIALLCVVLGIKAVKETPLDAIPDLSDIQVIVKTSYPGQAAELIEQQVTFPLATSLMAVPKAKTVRGFSFFGDSYVYIIFEDNTDLYWARSRVLEYLSQVAAQLPPEAKPVLGPDASGVGWIYQYALSDPSGQHNLAQLKSLQDWFLKFELQSVAGVSEVATVGGVEQTYQVVLEPLRLMQYGLTLQQVKQAIEQANQEVGGSVLEMAEAEYMVRSQGYLKSLTDFKTIPLGITSEQGTPLLLEHVATIRLGPQMRRGIAELNGEGEVVGGIVVMRHGENALTTIAGVKAKLNSLKASLPDGVVITEVYDRSLLIERSVTTLQTKLIEEMLVVVLVCFIFLLHVRSTLVAVICLPLAVLMGFIAMKAMGINANIMSLGGIAIAIGALVDAAIVMVENLHKHLDEFQQQHGRSAKGAEHWQLVQTASIEVGPALFLSLLLITLSFIPVFALEAQEGKLFAPLAYTKTFVMAAAALLSITLVPVLMGFLVKGKIPTESANPINRGLITIYKPILRVCLKAPWTVVVIALLIGASSYYPLSKMGAEFMPELDEGDLLYMPTTLPGVSIAQAGAILQQTDRLIKTQPEVASVFGKVGRAETATDPAPLTMLETTIALKPKSEWREGITLDDIIAELDSKIKFPGLTNAWVQPIKTRIDMLSTGVKTPVGIKISGADLAVIEQIGQQIEAILAPLSATSSVYSERAQSGRYIDIVPRRADAAKYGLSINDIQVIIKFALGGANIGESIQGTERYPINLRYPRRYRDQIESLATLPFVTPSGAWVTLEQVADIVIKDGPALIKSENGRTIAWTFIDIKSDVSLGDYISTAQTALDKQLVLPAKYTISFAGQYEYMQRVEAKLLYVIPITLLIIFVILHLAFGSVTQALLVMLTLPVALAGSVWFVYWLDYQLSVALAVGMIALAGVAAEFGVVMLIYLNQAWQKNAGQLVLAIEQGAVQRVRPKAMTVLTIIAGLLPIMLGAGTGNEVMQKIAAPMLGGMILSPLVSMLLIPIGFYLLKRRQRL